A segment of the Candidatus Dormiibacterota bacterium genome:
TGGCCCTCGATCATCTGCTGGTGGACAACGCGGCGATGCAACTCGTGCGCCGTCCGGCCGACTTCGACGTGATCGTCACCGAGAATATGTTCGGCGACATTCTCTCCGACGAGGCCGCGATTCTCACCGGGTCGATAGGCACGCTTCCGAGCGCGAGCCTGGGCACGCGAGCGACGCCGCAGGGCGGACGCTTCGGATTGTACGAGCCGATTAGCGGGAGCGCTCCGGACATCGCCGGTAAAGGCATCGCGAACCCGACCGCGGCGATGCTTTCGGCCGCGCTGCTTCTGCGCATGAGTCTGTGCGACGAAGCCGCGGCGTTGCGCGTGGAACGCGCGGTCGAAACCGTCTATGCGAACGGCGGCCGTACGAGCGAACTGGTAGCGCCGGGGGCTCCGTCGCTCTCAACCAAACAATTCACGCAATCCGTCCTTGAGGCATTACAATAAAAAATGGGTCGTATTCTAGCAGCGCACGCGCGCGTCGCCGCAACCGGTATGTTTGTGCCGGAGCGTGTCCTGACGAACGCCGATTTCGAAAAGCTCGTCGATACCAACGACGAGTGGATCGTCCAACGCACGGGGATTAAGACGCGGCACGTCGTGAGCGAAGGCGAACACGCGAGCACGCTGGCCTTCAACGCGATCGACGATCTTCTCGAACATCACCCGGATGTCGAAATTGAAACGGTCGATTATATCTTGGTTGCGTCGACGACGTCGGATTACGTGTACCCCAGCCTTGCGGCGATGATTCAGGATCGCTTCGGCATACCGACGACGGCCGGAGCGCTCGATATCAGCGGCGCTTGCGCGGGATTCGCGTACGGCATCAATCTTGCGACCGGCCTGCTTGCCAGCGGCCAGGCCACGCGCGTGCTGGTTGTCGCCGCAGACGCTTTAACGCGCTCGGCCGACTACACCGACCGCTCGACGTGCATCCTTTTTGGCGACGGAGCCGGGGTCGTGCTGGTCGAGCAGAGCGAGAAACCCGGAATTCTGGGAATGACGTCGGGATCCGACGGTAGCGCCGGCAAGTATCTCTTCCGCACGAATTTTCGCTTCGATATCAACGGCACGGTGGACGAGACGCGCTTGCTGCGCCAAGATGGCCGCAACGTGTTCCGTTGGGTGATCGAGAATATTCCCAATACCATCGCGTCGATTCTGGAGCGAGCGGGTTTAACGCTGGACGACATCGATTGGTTCGCACCGCATAGTGCCAACCTGCGTATGATCGAGGCGCTCAACAAACGCATCGGTTTCCCGATGGAGAAGACGCTGCTCAGCGTCGTCGATTACGGCAACACCTCCGCGGTGAGCGTTCCGCTTGCGTTGATTCCCGCCACCCGCGATGGGCGCGTCAAATCGGGAGATCGGATCCTCATCATCGGGTTCGGCGGCGGCTTGGTCAGCGCGGGGAACGTCCTCGTCTGGCCCTAGAAGCGAGCTTAAAGCGGTCGCTTGTGCGATAGCGTAAGCGTGACCTTCGTGCTTTGTGCGGTCGATGCGACTTCGAAGTTGCTGCTGCACGCGCGCATGATCGGGATCCCGCGGCCCCGTTCCGGCCGCGGGGTGAAGGCCTTCCAATGCCCCTTGCTGGTTATGGTAACGTGCGATGCATCCGGTCCCTTGAGATAGTCGACTTCGAAGCACGCGCCCGCGGCGTCGCTGCCGTGCTCGATAGCGTTGGCGATGGCTTCGCCCGCCGCGCAGATCGCGTCGTCGGTAAACTCTTGCGAGTGGACGGTGGCGAGGGCGTTACGCAGAGCCTCTCGCGCGATGCCGGCGGACGACGGCAGGCTGCTATATACCCAGTGGCCGTCAACATGCGACTCCGACGCATTATGGAGCGCGAGCGTCGCGACATCGTCCGTGTTCGCGATGGTTTGAAAGATGGCTTCGTGCAGGCCGTCTGCGCTCGGGGGCCCGTCACGGGCCAAGCGTTCCAGCGTAACCAAGAGTTCGCGCTCCCCCTCGATGATATCGCGCCTATATTCGAGCAATCCGTCGGTATAGAGATAGCATGTGGTTCCCGGGGTGAGGGTAACGGTCCATTCGGGCGACGCCGGCGTCATACCGAGGCCGAGCAGCAGACCGCCCGCGGGCAGCACGAAGGTCTTTCCCGATGGCGATAGCAGAACGGGGTGCGGATGCCCCGCGGAAGCGTACCGCAAGATTTTCGATTGCGGGTCGTAGATGCCGACGATCGCCGTGGCCATTCCCAATCCTTGGGACGTAACGACCCCGTCGACGTAGTTGAGGAGCGCGGTGGGCGAATTAGTGCCCGGCGCCGCCGAGCGTATCGCACGCGCGATCTGGCTCATCGAAACCGCCGCCTCGAGCCCGTGGCCGGTGACGTCTCCCACCGACACGCCGATCATGCCGTTTCCGATTTCGAACGCGTCGTACCAATCGCCGCCAACCTCGGCTTCGTCGCTCGCGGGCCGATAGGCCGCGTCGAACGAGAGGCCTTCGACGCGCATCAAGCGATCGGGAAGCAGCGCTTGCTGGAGGCGTTGAGAGACGTGATAGTGATGCGCTAACTGCTGCGATTGCTCGAGCGCCATCGAGATGAGCGTCGTCAATACGCCGGCTACGTGCGGGCTATCGGACGCGGCGCCGGCATGACGCCGCTCCGAGCCTAATACGAAAGTCCCGATCGCGCGGCCGCCGACGGTGAGCGGTTCGGTTGAGAGCGTGGATTGGCCGATGACGGCCAGCGGGTCCTCCAAGAGCGCGGAGAGAGCCGCCGTTCGGGCGCCGCCCCATCGAGCTTCGTCGGCGCATGCGAATGCGGCGGGCGCGGCGCCGTGCCCGTGCAGGTAGATCGAGCAGAAATCGGCGACGGAGCCGGCGCAGAGGTCGCAGATGTTTGCCAGCAGAGCCAACGGCTCTCTGGGAGTCGATAGAGCGGACAAGTGCCCCTCTCCGAGAGGCCGGTCAAAGAGACCCCTAAGCATAGATCCTCGCTCGGCGGTTCAACCCACTAAAGTCTGCCCCGTTCCGGGGAATCTAAACCTTGGGGCCAGCTCGCCTGCCCGTTTAGGAAATCGGTTCGGTGGAGAAGAAGCAGACGTCTTCATCGGCTTTCGGAGGCACGATTTGCGTCATGTCTAGCGCTACGGTACCCTCACGCAGCACTAAAAAGCCGCCCAAGGGCGGCCTGCCGCAAACCCATCTACTGGCTGCGTTGCGATCGTTTAGAGACGGCGACTTTTCGACGCGCCTTCCGAATAGTTTCACCGCGATCGACGGCGAAATCGCGGCGGCGTTCAACGAATGCGTCGAGCGTAACGAGCGGTTGGCCGAAGAACTCATTCGCATAAGTCACGTTGTCGGGCGCGAAGGCTTGATTGGGAAACGCGCGTCGCTCGCGAGCGCGAAAGGCGCTTGGCGCGGCAGCCTCGACTCGGTCAACCAACTCATCGACGATCTCGTGTTCCCGATGTCCGAGGCCGGCCGCGTACTCGGGGCGGTTGCCAACGGCGATCTCTCGCAGCGTATGCCGCTCGAAAACGACGGCCGCGAGCTCAAGGGCGAATTTCTGCGCTCGAGCCGTACGATCAACACGATGGTCGATCGTCTCAATGCCTTCGCGTCCGAGGTCACGCGCGTCGCGCGCGAGGTCGGCTCCGAAGGAAAGCTGGGCGGGCAGGCCTTGGTGAAAGGCGTCGCGGGAACGTGGAAAGACCTTACCGATTCCGTGAACACGATGGCCGGAAATCTCACGTCGCAGGTCCGCAACATCGCCGAAGTCACCACCGCCGTCGCTCACGGCGATCTTTCGAAGAAAATCACGGTCGAAGCGCGCGGCGAAATCCGTCAGCTCAAGGGCACGATCAATACGATGGTCGATCAGCTCAACGCCTTTGCTTCGGAAGTGACCCGCGTCGCGCGTGAAGTCGGATCGGAAGGCGCCCTGGGCGGCCAAGCGCAGGTTGCGGGCGTCGCCGGAACGTGGAAGGACCTTACCGACTCCGTCAACACGATGGCCGGAAATCTCACGGCGCAGGTTCGTAACATCGCGGAGGTTACCACGGCCGTCGCGCGCGGAGATCTCTCCAAAAAAATCACGGTCGACGTGCGCGGCGAGATTGCCGAACTCAAAGACACGATCAACACGATGGTCGATCAGCTCAACGGGTTTGCTTCGGAGGTGACGCGCGTCGCGCGCGAAGTCGGTTCGGAAGGCAAACTCGGAGGCCAGGCCGAGGTTGAAGGCGTCGCGGGAACGTGGAAAGACCTAACCGACTCGGTCAATACGATGGCCGGCAATTTGACGGCACAGGTGCGCAACATCGCCGACGTTACGACCGCCGTCGCCCGCGGCGACCTTTCGAAGAAAATTACGGTCGACGTCCGCGGCGAAATTCTGGAACTGAAAATTACCGTGAACACCATGGTGGACCAGCTCAACGCCTTCGCCTCGGAGGTGACGCGCGTCGCCCGCGAAGTGGGTTCCGAAGGTAAACTCGGCGGACAAGCCGAGGTTGAAGGCGTCGCCGGTACTTGGAAAGACTTAACCGATTCGGTCAACACGATGGCCGGTAACTTGACGGCCCAAGTCCGCAACATCGCCGACGTGACTACCGCCGTCGCTCGCGGCGACCTCTCGAAGAAAATCACCGTCGACGTTCGCGGCGAGATCTTCGAGCTCAAGAACACCATCAATACGATGGTCGATCAGCTCAACGCGTTTGCGTCGGAAGTGACGCGCGTTGCGCGCGAGGTCGGATCCGAAGGCAAACTCGGCGGACAGGCGGACGTGCGCGGCGTCAGCGGCACCTGGAAGGACCTGACGGACTCCGTCAACGTCATGGCCGGTAACCTCACCTCGCAGGTTCGCAACATTGCCGACGTGACGACCGCCGTCGCAAACGGCGACCTCTCGAAAAAGATTACCGTGCAGGTGCGCGGCGAGATTCTCGAGCTTAAAGATACGATCAACGTCATGGTCGATCAGCTCAACGCCTTCGCTTCCGAGGTGACGCGCGTCGCGCGCGAGGTGGGCTCCGAGGGGCGCTTAGGCGGCCAAGCCGAGGTCAAAGGCGTGAGCGGAACGTGGAAAGATCTCACCGACTCGGTGAATTTCATGGCCTCGAACCTCACCTCGCAAGTGCGCAACATCGCCGACGTGACGACGGCCGTTGCGAACGGCGACCTATCCAAAAAAATCACGGTCGACGTACGCGGCGAAATTCTAGAACTCAAAGACACGATCAACACGATGGTCGATCAGCTCAACGCCTTCGCCTCCGAAGTGACGCGCGTCGCGCGCGAGGTGGGCTCCGAGGGGAACCTCGGCGGGCAGGCCGACGTGAAGGGCGTGAGCGGAACGTGGAAAGATCTCACCGATTCGGTGAACTTTATGGCATCGAACCTCACCTCGCAAGTGCGTAACATCGCCTCGGTAACGACGGCCGTCGCCAACGGGGACCTTTCGAAGAAAATCACCGTCGACGTGCGCGGCGAGATTTCGGAATTAAAAAACACGATCAACACGATGGTCGATCAACTCAACGCTTTCGCCTCCGAAGTGACGCGCGTCGCGCGCGAGGTCGGATCCGAGGGCATCCTCGGCGGCCAGGCGCAAGTCGGCGGCGTGAGCGGCACGTGGAAGGATCTCACCGATTCGGTGAACTTCATGGCGTCGAACCTCACCTCGCAAGTGCGTAACATCGCGAAGGTGACGACCGCGGTTGCCAACGGAGACCTTTCGAAGAAGATTACGGTCGACGTCCGGGGCGAAATCGCGGAGCTGAAAGATACCATCAACGTCATGGTCGACCAGCTCAATGCCTTTGCGTCGGAAGTAACGCGCGTGGCGCGCGAGGTGGGTTCCGAGGGTATCCTCGGCGGGCAGGCCCACGTGCAGGGCGTCAGCGGCGTATGGAAAGACCTCACCGACAACGTGAACTCGATGGCGGCGAACCTTACCAACCAGGTGCGCGGCATCGCCAAGGTCGTTACCGGCGTCGCCAACGGCGATCTCAAACGTAAGCTCACGCTGCAGGCTCGCGGTGAGATCGCGGAATTGGCAGAAACGATCAACGGCATGATCGATACGCTCGCGACCTTCGCCGACCAAGTTACCACGGTGGCGCGCGAGGTCGGCTTCGAAGGAAAACTGGGCGGCCAGGCGGCCGTACCGAGTGCGGCAGGGTTGTGGCGCGGGCTTACGGACAGCGTCAACCAACTCGCGGCGCAGCTTACCGACCAGATCCGCGCCATCTCCGAGGTGGCGACCGCCGTGACCAAGGGCGATCTCTCGCGGACGATCGAAGTCGAGGCGCGCGGCGAAGTCGGCGAACTCACGCGTAACGTCAACGAGATGATTCAGAATCTCCGCGACACGACGCGTAAGAATACCGAGCAAGATTGGTTTAAGAGTAACCTCGCGCGATTCACCTCGATGCTGCAGGGGCAGCGCGATATCACTGCGGTGACGCAGTTGATCATGTCGGAGATCGTTCCGCTCGTCAACGCGAAGGTCGGCGGCTTCTATATCAGCGATGTGAGCGGCAACGAGCCGACGTTGCTCCTGATGGCCGGCTACGCGCTGCCTCGCAACCGTCGCTCCAAGCGGGCGATTGCGTTCGGTGAGGGGCTCGTCGGCCAAGCCGCGGTCGAGCGACAGAGATTGTTGCTCAACGAAGTCCCGGCCGAGTATCTGCAAATGACCTCCGGCATCGGCCAGGCGGCGCTCTGCTCGGTCGTCGTGTTCCCGATCCTATTTGAGGGCGAGATCAAAGCCGTCATCGAGTTAGGGTCGCTCGAACGCTTCAGCGAAATCCATCTGTTGTTTTTGGACCAGTTGATGCAATCGATCGGCGTCATGCTCAACACGATTTCCGCATCGATGCGTACCGAGGAGTTGCTCAAGCAGTCGCAATCGCTCACCGGCGAACTCCAGAGCCAACAGCTCGAACTCAAACAGACCAACGACGAGTTGGAAGAAAAGGCTCGCCTGTTGCAAGAGCGCAACGCCGAAGTCGAGCGTAGAACGCGCGAAATCGAAGAGGCCCGTACGGAACTCGAAGGCAAGGCCGAGCAGCTCTCTTTGACCTCGAAGTACAAGTCGCAGTTCTTGGCAAACATGTCGCACGAACTGCGAACCCCGTTGAATAGCCTGCTCATCCTCTCGAAGCAGCTTGCCGACAACAGCGATGGAAATATGACCGGGCGGCAGGTGGAGTTCGCGCAGACGATTCGCGCGGCGGGTTCGGATCTACTCACCCTCATCAACGATATTCTCGACCTCTCAAAGATCGAATCGGGAACGACCGCCATCGACTTTCAAGAAGTCACATTCGACGAAATTGAAAACGAAGTACGGCGAACGTTCGGGCAAATCGCCGCGGATAAGAACCTGCAGTTCGTCGTTCGGCGCGACCGGGATCTTTCCGACACGATCGTTACCGATCCCACGCGCCTGCAGCAAGTCCTCAAAAACTTGCTATCGAACGCGTTTAAGTTCACCACGGTGGGTTCGGTGACGCTTCACATCGGCGTCGATCGCAGCAGTCGCATTCTGGCGGTTCCCGGCCCGGCGATATTTTTCGCGGTTTCGGACACCGGCATCGGGATCTCACCCGACAAACACGGCGTCATCTTCGAGGCGTTCCAGCAAGCCGATATGGGAACGTCGCGCAAATTCGGGGGCACGGGGTTGGGCTTGGCCATCAGCCGGGAAATTGCGGGACTTCTGGGCGGCGAAATAACGGTAGATAGCGCCGCCGATATCGGCAGCACGTTCACGCTCTATCACCCCGCGCAGCGCAACGCGCCGCGAGCGGACACGGCGCAGCTCGCGCCGCCGGCCATCGATCGGATCGAAGCCATGCTGGCGAAGGCGCCGTCGGAAGCGGCCAGGCGTTCCGACGAGGCCATCGGGCGTGCCGACGACCGATACAATATCGACGTGGACGATAAGATCGTCTTGGTGATCGAAGACGATCCGACGTTCGCGGGCCTCTTGGCCGGCTTTGCGACCGAGCGCGGATTTAGAACCTTGGTGGCGCACTCGGGGCATGAGGCGCTCGAGATGGCGAACAAGTTCATGCCCGATGCGATTACCCTGGATATCGGGCTTGCCGACATGGACGGCTGGCAACTGCTCGAGCAGCTCAAATCGTCGGCCGCGACCGCGCATATTCCCGTCCACGTCATCTCGGGCGACGAGCACCAGCAACGCGCGCTCGAATCCGGCGCGATCGCTCACTTGCAGAAGCCCGTTTCGGAGGAGGCGCTCGTCGATACGTTCGATCGCCTGTTGGGTTTTGCGGACAGTCGCGGCAAGGACGTTTTGGTGGTCGAAGACGACCTTACGCAGCTCAACGCGATGGTGAACCTCATCGGCACCGGCGAGATGAACGTTACGGCGGTATCGAGCGCCCGAGCGGCGTTCGAGGCGATCGAGGGCAACACGTTCGACTGCGTCATCGTGGATTTGGGCTTGCCGGATATGTCGGGCGAGAAATTCATCGAGACGTTCCGGGCCAAGCCGGGGCATGAAACCACGCCGATCATCGTCTACACGGCGCGCGATTTACAGCGGGAAGAAGAGGCGCGCTTGCGCCGCATTTCTTCAGCGGTGGTGGTAAAAGACGGGCGCGCGCCGGAGCGCTTGCTCGACGAGGTCAATTTCTTTCTCCATCGCGTGGAGGCCGATCTGCCGTCGACACGGCGACCCTCTCGCGAGGCCGCGCGCGACTCGCTACAGGGGCGGCGGGTACTAATCGTGGACGACGACGCGCGCAATATCTTTGCGCTCGAGGCGGCGTTACGCGCCGAGGGAATGGACGTGCTGGCCGCCGAGAGCGGCCGGCAGGGTATCGCCAGCCTCCAAACACGCTCCGACGTCGATATCGTCCTGATGGATATCATGATGCCGGAGATGGACGGGTTCGAGACCATTCGCAGGATCCGCGCGGACGATCGCATCGCTTCGATCCCGATTATCGCGCTCACAGCGAAGGCGATGAAGGGCGACCGCGAGGCGTGCATCGCCGCCGGCGCATCCGAATACGTCAGTAAGCCGGTGGACGTCGATCAGCTTCGCTCGCTATTGCAGCTATGGTTGAGCAAGTAGACGCTCTAACGGGGGCTCTCCCGGCGCTGGACCTGCGGCGCGATGAGCTCGCCGATATAGAGCTGCAGTTGCTCATCGACGCCCTGCTGCGCTACGGCGGGTACGATCTGCGCAGTATGAATCAGGCGATACTGCGCCGGCGTATCGCCGACGTCATGCGCGCGCAGTCGATCGCAACGATTTCAGGCTTGCAGGACCGGCTTCTTCACGACGAACGGACGCTTGCCTCGTTTTTGGTGATGATGTCCGGGGGCGCGTCGCAGCTCTTCCACGATCCGCCGTTTTTGAAAGCGTTCGCGTTGCACGTCGTCCCGTTGCTGCAAACCTACTCGTTCATCCGCATCTGGGTACCCGGAAGCGGTATCGGCGCAAACGCCTTCTCGCTGGCCGCGATTTTGGACGAAGCCGGAATTCTCGATCGTTCGGTCATTTACGCGACGACCCTCAACGACGTTGCCGCTTCGGTGGCCAAGGCCGGGGTTTATTCGCACGCCTCCGAAGCCGACCTTACCGCATCGATGCGGCAAGCCGGGCTCGTATCTCCGGCGTCGCGTTTCTTCGAGACGACAAAGCTGCAGGCGTTTCCGGTGGATCGGTTACGGCAAAGCGTGATGTTCGCGCGGCATAGCCCGGCCGAAGACGGCCCGATCAACGAGTTTCACGCAATCGTTGCGCGCGGCATTTTTCCGTCGCTCAACGGCGCCATCCAGTACCGTCTCCATCGGCTGGCGTACGACAGCCTTTTGCACTTGGGATTTTTGTGCCTGGGTCAACGCGAATCGCTGGCCGGTACCGTGCACGAGCGGGCATTCCGTAACGTGGTTCCCGGCCAACCCATCTATCGAAAGATGCGCTAACGCCGCTACGCCGCCGCGGCGTGCGAAACTTGAAGCACCCTCTCGAGCTGCGTGATGTGGAACACGCGCGCGATCGTTCCCGATGGCGGAATAATCACGCGTAACATGCCGCTCGAGCGTTCGTGCAGCCGCACGAGCGCCTTGAGGCCGCTGGAATCGATGTAGCCGCAACGCGTCAGATCGATCGTCAGGGCTTGCCCGTCGATCGCGACCTGCTCGATGTATTCTACAAAATGCTTGCTGGTGGCGATGTCGATGTCGCAACTGGCGAACACGATGCGCTCGTTTTCCGCACACCGGTGTGAAAAATGGTCGATGAGGCCTGGGGTTAAGGTGGGATCGTATGCCATGGGTTTCTCCAAATCTGTCCGGTCATTATGGCGCGACGGGTTTGAGGAAACAAGTTGGCGCGAATCGGCTCGCGGCTACTCGCCGGCGCTGCTTGGCTGGGGGTAGTGCCGCGTGTTATGCCCTGGCATTGACGGTTGGCGAGACTCATCCAAAAAGGAACGCATCGCTGCGACCAACGGGCCTTGAACGTCGCCGAGCGGATGATTGCGCAGGAGTGTAGCCGGGCTGGAATCGCCGAGGCGTGGATTGCTGGAATGGAACCAGGCGCGGATTACTTCCGCGTCGTGCGACTGCGCGATCGTGCTCGCCAGCTGGAGGGCAAAGCGAAGAACGTGCGGCCGTTGGGGGCGGCGGTCGATCATCCACTGCTGGACCGCGCGGGTCTCCGTGACGCCTGCGATCTCGGCGACCATCGAAAGCCCGAGCAATCCTACCAGTTCGCGGACCGCTCGGCCGATGGGTAGGCCGATCGCGTGGCTGTGTGCTTGGTACTCGAATTGGGCCGATCGGAATGCCCCTTGCTCGTCGATCATGCCATACGATATACCACCGAAGAACCCGGGATAAACGCCACCGTGTAGCGCTGCGTTCAGACCTTCACGGAGCGCGAAGATTCGAGATTTCCGCGAAAATCGATGAAGCGTACCGTGAGTGCGGCGTGCTGGTGGGGATGCGTTTGGAGCCACGCCGAACGCCAAGCGCGTAGCGTTGCAGCCTTAAGCGCGTTCTCGTCATCCTCGCTGATCGAGTAGAGCTGGTTGAGATCGACGGAGACGTCGACCGTGGTCCCGTGGAAGTCGAACCCGACGATGACCCCGCTATAGGTTTTTTGAAGGCGTGCAAGCTGCGTCCGTTCGCTCGCATGACGAACTTGCTGCGGCGACGGCGGTGCCGAACAAGCCGCGACGCTCAAGAGCACCGCGAACGCGAAAGATGCCGCCCGGCTAAGTCGCATGGCCTGGGGCTTCGGCCACCGTGGCCGGCTACCATCTTCGACGTGCAACGCGGCGTACACGAATCGGACATATCGGCGGCTTAGCATGCCTTCATGGATGGAATTGCATGGGCACAGAGCGCGATGGTCGCGGCACGGACGCGGCTGGACATTGCTACCGGTAATCTCGCCAACGTTTCAACGAATGGCTTTGCCCGTCTGGTAGCGCGCGGTTCGCTGACGGCCCGCGGGGTCGTGATTCGATCGCGCGCGCAACTCGGGCACGGCGGGTTACGCCCGACCGGACGCGCGTACGATCTCGCGATCGTCGGCGATGGAAACTTTCGCGTGCGTGAACTCTCGGGGCGAATCGTACGCACGCGCAACGGTGCATTCGAGCGCGACGTTCGCGGCCATCTCCACGACGATGCCGGGCGGGTGCTGCTCGGTACGAACGGAGCACTGCGCGTCCCGGATGGCGCGACTTTCGATGCGGTCGGGCGACTGATGCTGCACGGAACGCCAATCGGGCGCGTCCCGCTTCCGCGCGGGAGCAGCCTTCGAGCGGGCTTTATCGAGACGGCAAACGTGAACGCGATCGGCGAGATGGTCGACGTGTTGGCAGCGGAGCGTTCGTACGAAAGCGCCGAAAAAGTGATGAGCGCGATTGACGGCACGCGGCAGAAAGCCGCGAACGACGTCGCGAGGCTCAAATAATGGATCGCGCGCTCTACGCCGCCGCGACCGGAATGGCCGCTCAACAACGCAATCTCGACGTCGTTTCCGATAACCTCGCAAATGCCGACGTCGCCGGATTCAAGGGCTCGGTCGCGACGTTCGAAGTGTTGGCCGCGCCCGGCGAGCGCGGCGTGGGAACCGCCGTTACGGGCCAGCACGCCATCTTCACGCAGGGCAAGCTCATGAAGAGTCCGGGCGCGTTCGATCTCGCCATCGACGGGCCGGGATTCTTCACCGTCGCCGACGGCAAGGGGCGTAAGGGGTACACGCGCGATGGCGCGTTTTCGCGCGCACCGGATGGTTCGCTCCGCAACGCGCAGGGCTGGCGGCTCGACGGCATTCGCATTCCGCAGGATGCGCTCGGCGCGCGGGTGGAGAGCGACGGGCGCCTGATCGTCACCACGGCCGGCGGCAAAACAACGATGGGGCGCGTTCGCCTTGCGGAGTTTGCCGCGCCCGAGGCGCTGCAGAGCGTTGGGGGCACGCTCTTCGCCGCTACGAGTGCGTCGGGTCGTGCGCGCACGATCGAGGCGGGCGGCCCCAACGCCCCGCAGATTCGATTCGGTATGCTCGAGCAGTCCAACGTCTCGATCGTGGAATCGATGATGGAGATCATGGCCGCGCAACGAGCGTACGAAGCGAACGCTAAAGGCGTCCAAGCGGCCGACGAAATGCTGCGAATCGCCAACAACTTGCAACGTGGATAACGCGGCAGCCGGCGCGGTAGGACGCGCGTGCGAATCGTTGCTTCTCGCGCAAATGCTGGCGCCGATGACGAAGTCGTGGGGCGAATTCGGTTCCCTCGGCACGCAGACCGTCGCCGACGCGATTGCAGGCCGCGATACCGGCGGCTTTGCCGCCGCAATCGCTCGCGCATTGGAAGCGCGCCATGACTGAAAGCGAACGCGAAGCGCAGATCCGGCGGCTACTGCCGCTCGTACGCGCGATCGCGCGCCGAGTGCAGCGCGTGGTCCCTACCATGGATTTGGACGATCTGATCGGCGACGGCAGCATCGGGTTGGTCCGCGCGGTCGATGCCTTCGATCCCGAGCGCGGAGCCTCGCTCGAGCACTATGCCAAGCATTTGATTGCAGGAACGATGCTCAACGGCATTCGACGCATGGATCCGGTCCCGGAACGCGTGCGCCGCGCCGTGCGCGACGGCGAAAATGCACGATATCGTCAGGCGGTGGAGGCCGGTACGATGCCGGCGCCCGACGCGTTCGAACGCACGCGCCCGGCGCTTCGCCGGGCGGCCATGGTGGCGTATCGCGTGCAGCCGCTCTCGCTCGATTGCGCGTTGCCCGAGCGCGAGCGGCTCGCATGCGACTGGAGCCGCGACCCGGCGAACATCGTCGCCGAACGCAGTAGCGCGCACGAATTGCGCATCCATCTACGCGGCCTTCCGCCACGCCATCAAACCCTTCTTGCGCTGCATTATTTTGCGGACGGACCGCTGGCGAGAATAGGCTCGCGTATGGGCATATCCGCACAGCGCGCCTCGCAGTTGCACGTCGCGGCGATCGCGCGCCTGCGCAAGCGGTATCATGCTCCGTCGCGTTGATATCGAGGAGCGCCCGCCGTCGCTCGCGGCGGCTCTGGGCCTAGCGCAGAGCGAGCCGATCGTCGCCGCCGCGAGCGAAGCCGAGCACGACACCGCGCTGCTGCCGCACGATCATCCGCCGTGGGTGAAAGACGCGCTGAGCGTCTCGCAGCGCGCCCGCTCGCTTTTCGCCACGCTGCGCCCGGCCGTCATGCGGGTGCTCACGTTCTGGGACCATCGCATTCGCTCGGCCACCATCGCCGGCCAGCGCATCGGCATCGATCCCAGCGGCAGC
Coding sequences within it:
- a CDS encoding CheR family methyltransferase, whose translation is MVEQVDALTGALPALDLRRDELADIELQLLIDALLRYGGYDLRSMNQAILRRRIADVMRAQSIATISGLQDRLLHDERTLASFLVMMSGGASQLFHDPPFLKAFALHVVPLLQTYSFIRIWVPGSGIGANAFSLAAILDEAGILDRSVIYATTLNDVAASVAKAGVYSHASEADLTASMRQAGLVSPASRFFETTKLQAFPVDRLRQSVMFARHSPAEDGPINEFHAIVARGIFPSLNGAIQYRLHRLAYDSLLHLGFLCLGQRESLAGTVHERAFRNVVPGQPIYRKMR
- a CDS encoding HAMP domain-containing protein produces the protein MSSATVPSRSTKKPPKGGLPQTHLLAALRSFRDGDFSTRLPNSFTAIDGEIAAAFNECVERNERLAEELIRISHVVGREGLIGKRASLASAKGAWRGSLDSVNQLIDDLVFPMSEAGRVLGAVANGDLSQRMPLENDGRELKGEFLRSSRTINTMVDRLNAFASEVTRVAREVGSEGKLGGQALVKGVAGTWKDLTDSVNTMAGNLTSQVRNIAEVTTAVAHGDLSKKITVEARGEIRQLKGTINTMVDQLNAFASEVTRVAREVGSEGALGGQAQVAGVAGTWKDLTDSVNTMAGNLTAQVRNIAEVTTAVARGDLSKKITVDVRGEIAELKDTINTMVDQLNGFASEVTRVAREVGSEGKLGGQAEVEGVAGTWKDLTDSVNTMAGNLTAQVRNIADVTTAVARGDLSKKITVDVRGEILELKITVNTMVDQLNAFASEVTRVAREVGSEGKLGGQAEVEGVAGTWKDLTDSVNTMAGNLTAQVRNIADVTTAVARGDLSKKITVDVRGEIFELKNTINTMVDQLNAFASEVTRVAREVGSEGKLGGQADVRGVSGTWKDLTDSVNVMAGNLTSQVRNIADVTTAVANGDLSKKITVQVRGEILELKDTINVMVDQLNAFASEVTRVAREVGSEGRLGGQAEVKGVSGTWKDLTDSVNFMASNLTSQVRNIADVTTAVANGDLSKKITVDVRGEILELKDTINTMVDQLNAFASEVTRVAREVGSEGNLGGQADVKGVSGTWKDLTDSVNFMASNLTSQVRNIASVTTAVANGDLSKKITVDVRGEISELKNTINTMVDQLNAFASEVTRVAREVGSEGILGGQAQVGGVSGTWKDLTDSVNFMASNLTSQVRNIAKVTTAVANGDLSKKITVDVRGEIAELKDTINVMVDQLNAFASEVTRVAREVGSEGILGGQAHVQGVSGVWKDLTDNVNSMAANLTNQVRGIAKVVTGVANGDLKRKLTLQARGEIAELAETINGMIDTLATFADQVTTVAREVGFEGKLGGQAAVPSAAGLWRGLTDSVNQLAAQLTDQIRAISEVATAVTKGDLSRTIEVEARGEVGELTRNVNEMIQNLRDTTRKNTEQDWFKSNLARFTSMLQGQRDITAVTQLIMSEIVPLVNAKVGGFYISDVSGNEPTLLLMAGYALPRNRRSKRAIAFGEGLVGQAAVERQRLLLNEVPAEYLQMTSGIGQAALCSVVVFPILFEGEIKAVIELGSLERFSEIHLLFLDQLMQSIGVMLNTISASMRTEELLKQSQSLTGELQSQQLELKQTNDELEEKARLLQERNAEVERRTREIEEARTELEGKAEQLSLTSKYKSQFLANMSHELRTPLNSLLILSKQLADNSDGNMTGRQVEFAQTIRAAGSDLLTLINDILDLSKIESGTTAIDFQEVTFDEIENEVRRTFGQIAADKNLQFVVRRDRDLSDTIVTDPTRLQQVLKNLLSNAFKFTTVGSVTLHIGVDRSSRILAVPGPAIFFAVSDTGIGISPDKHGVIFEAFQQADMGTSRKFGGTGLGLAISREIAGLLGGEITVDSAADIGSTFTLYHPAQRNAPRADTAQLAPPAIDRIEAMLAKAPSEAARRSDEAIGRADDRYNIDVDDKIVLVIEDDPTFAGLLAGFATERGFRTLVAHSGHEALEMANKFMPDAITLDIGLADMDGWQLLEQLKSSAATAHIPVHVISGDEHQQRALESGAIAHLQKPVSEEALVDTFDRLLGFADSRGKDVLVVEDDLTQLNAMVNLIGTGEMNVTAVSSARAAFEAIEGNTFDCVIVDLGLPDMSGEKFIETFRAKPGHETTPIIVYTARDLQREEEARLRRISSAVVVKDGRAPERLLDEVNFFLHRVEADLPSTRRPSREAARDSLQGRRVLIVDDDARNIFALEAALRAEGMDVLAAESGRQGIASLQTRSDVDIVLMDIMMPEMDGFETIRRIRADDRIASIPIIALTAKAMKGDREACIAAGASEYVSKPVDVDQLRSLLQLWLSK